A genomic region of Clarias gariepinus isolate MV-2021 ecotype Netherlands unplaced genomic scaffold, CGAR_prim_01v2 scaffold_32, whole genome shotgun sequence contains the following coding sequences:
- the LOC128517052 gene encoding apolipoprotein L5-like: protein MTFRTREKLEEQLGEYILHTLKYTETVKEFCDGESKWTLQRVTECNMMRDIQDRADQITLKFDQVQKAENKAKALGEYMWNGLSQGKADSRRQELEKELGEVLKNTLEGLEKLHNFLDAVEKLAVTSLFVFMSESFMPNGVSSMSIRSVISAARMASPLLVHFKRDAEVLFLPNLFNIEVLALQLDNYISVTQQICKKMEEKSRRISCCGNFHKWKTEFNLNMSEESVYQMYDHLVELIKIRKDELFRLNFIFAVKAQEFINIFSECHCRMFQFLSKLDKAAAQLDKMKKGSNISTVAGSSVGIAGGVLSIVGLALAPVTAGISLELTIAGVVLGATSGVNGIATGITETIFNNCRGKEANNTFISFLEDVQKILDCIETVARTEGPVVGPQGVTTAVDVGKLFVRAGAVVNSIDGIVDGVSAVKFLRTDEVIAKAVNLGLHEAKAGQSIPKLAADLPDVGQLAKGTPVALSQSARAGFIGLNAFFIGLDVLFIFKSGASLAKGSKSEVAQFICSRAALWRSEVEAWEKIHNHLFEGISGFNKNREILDKPFHN from the exons ATGACGTTCAGAACCAG AGAGAAACTGGAGGAGCAGCTGGGCGAGTACATCTTACACACTCTCAAATACACTGAAACTGTGAAGGAGTTCTGTGACGGAGAATCAAAATGGACTTTACAGAGAGTGACAGAGTGCAATATGATGAGGGACATCCAAGACCGAGCCGATCAAATCACTCTGAAGTTTGATCAGGTTCAGAAGGCAGAGAACAAGGCCAAGGCTCTGGGCGAGTACATGTGGAACGGCTTGAGCCAGGGTAAAGCAGATTCCAGAAGGCAGGAGCTGGAGAAGGAGCTAGGAGAAGTTCTGAAGAACACTTTAGAAGGCCTGGAGAAACTCCATAACTTCTTGGATGCAGTGGAAAAGCTGGCCGTCACCTCACTGTTTGTTTTCATGAGCGAGAGCTTCATGCCAAATGGAGTGAGTTCCATGTCCATACGTTCAGTGATCTCTGCAGCCAGAATGGCGTCTCCACTCCTCGTCCACTTTAAGAGAGATGCAGAAGTTCTCTTCTTACCAAACCTCTTCAACATTGAAGTCCTGGCCTTGCAGCTGGACAACTACATTAGTGTTACTCAgcagatttgtaaaaaaatggaGGAAAA ATCTAGGAGAatttcatgttgtggaaattttCATAA ATGGAAAACTGAGTTTAATTTGAACATGAGTGAGGAGTCGGTGTACCAAATGTATGACCATTTAGTCGAGCTCATCAAAATCAG GAAGGATGAGTTGTTCAGGCTGAATTTCATATTTGCTGTGAAGGCACAAGAATTCATTAATATATTCAGTGAGTGTCACTGCAGAATGTTTCAGTTCCTGTCTAAATTAGATAAAGCTGCAGCTCAGCTGGACAAGATGAAGAAGGGCTCCAACATCTCCACTgtggctggaagttcagtcGGTATTGCAGGAGGTGTTTTGTCTATTGTAGGTTTAGCTCTCGCTCCCGTCACTGCAGGTATATCTCTGGAGCTCACAATTGCAGGTGTGGTTCTCGGAGCCACCAGTGGCGTTAACGGCATTGCTACAGGCATCACTGAAACAATATTCAACAACTGTCGAGGAAAAGAGGCCAACAACACCTTCATCAGTTTTCTGGAAGATGTGCAGAAGATCCTGGACTGTATAGAAACAGTGGCCAGAACTGAGGGTCCTGTAGTAGGTCCTCAGGGTGTTACCACAGCAGTTGACGTTGGAAAACTGTTTGTTCGTGCTGGAGCTGTAGTGAACAGCATTGATGGTATTGTGGATGGAGTTTCAGCTGTAAAATTTTTAAGAACTGATGAGGTGATTGCAAAAGCAGTTAATTTGGGGCTTCATGAAGCTAAAGCAGGTCAAAGCATCCCAAAGCTGGCTGCAGATCTTCCTGATGTTGGCCAGCTGGCTAAAGGAACTCCTGTGGCTCTTTCACAGTCAGCCAGGGCGGGGTTCATTGGCTTAAATGCCTTCTTTATTGGTCTAGATGTGCTTTTCATCTTTAAAAGTGGAGCTAGTCTGGCCAAAGGGAGCAAAAGTGAAGTGGCTCAGTTCATTTGCTCAAGAGCAGCTCTGTGGCGCTCAGAGGTGGAGGCATGGGAGAAGATCCATAACCATCTGTTTGAAGGAATCTCAGGATTTAACAAGAATCGTGAAATTCTAGATAAACCTTTTCACAATTAA